Within the Paenibacillus sp. AN1007 genome, the region GAACATTGATTTTGAAAAAACTGATTATCTCCATTTTTGGAGCTGCTGTACTATTTACATCTGGGGCAACAACCACTGAGGCAAGCACAATAAATACCGTAGTTAACAATATGACAGGCATCCCGTACAAATGGGGCGGCACAACGATGGCCGGTTTCGATTGTTCCGGGTTTATGAGATATCTTTTTAATAAATACAGCATTGAACTGCCGCGCACGTCACAGCAGCAGGCCAAAGCGGGGACACCCGTTTCCAAAGCAGGAATTCGCACAGGCGATCTGGTATTTTTTAACACAACCGGCAGAGGGATTTCACATACAGGGGTATACATTGGCGGAGGTCAATTCGCACATGCTTCCAGCAGCAAAGGTGTCAGCATCACCAAGCTCTCGAACCCTTATTTCAATGATCGTTATGTGACGGCAAGACGGGTAACAGGTCAGTTTATGTACAACAAAATGATCGGAAAATTATAAGATCACCCTATTCTGCAATACAAAAAAGGAGACACCGGTTCATTCCGGAGTCTCCTTTTCTTTTCCTTGTAAAGGGATCAAACGAACGAACTAATGCAGGGCCTTCTGCACCCGCATTGCTCCTTGTGACAAGGCATGACCGCCCCCTACAGCTCCAGCGACAGCTACAGTCTCCATAATCTCCTGATCCGTCGCTCCCTTGGAACGAGCCTCTTCTACATGATAGAACGTGCACACTTCATTATTGGCAAACAAACCGATGCCCAGTGCAATCAGCTGCTTTGTTTTGGCATCGAGCACACCGGGCTGAAAACACTCCCCCGTAAACTCGTGGTACGATTTCACCACGTCTGGGAGTACATCGCTTAAAGCGCCAATCTGATCCTTATAAGCATGAACTTTATCATTCATTAATGTCATGGCTTGCAGCACATCCTTTCGGCTGTAAATACAGCGAATTTTTCCACTGTACCTATGTTCTCTCGACTATGCCGCAATTATGCCATTCCACGATGGTAAATCCAAACATTTAATCATTCGCTCAGAACACTTTGGCGAGGTTCACTGAACAACTGGTAACGATAACGGCGATCCAGCTTCACCACACGGCGGTTCTGACGACGAATCAGCACCTGCTCATCATCCCAGGCAACGACGATGCCTGTCACATCATTCGACTCCAGTTCATCTCGCACAACTCTTACTTTCTCCCCTGATAAACGCAGGGCATCCAACTCTGTATCACTAATCATGTCCAGAACTCCTATATTCAAATTACCTTACAAAAAGAGACCTAAATGAAAAGTCATTTAGGTCTCACGTGACTGTATTGGACTGTCATGTCATTCGAAGAAAATGTCCCGACTGAGAGTTACCGCTGCGCGTGCTCTTTGCTGTCGTTCTTCTCGAACCAAAAATCTAGCACTTTGGCGGACATCACACGTTCTTCAAGGTACTCCACTTGGTGCGGTGTAAATTGTTCTTTCCAAGAGAAGGACAACTCTTCACACAAGCCTACAATCGTCAGTAATTCTGACCAGGCAACATAGCGTTTGTACCAGAAAAATTGAGGATGTTCAATCATATAGGGATAAAGGTCATCGAATTCCGTATGTTTACAATCCAGGGCACGTTCAAAATGAACTTTCGATTCCGCCAGCTTATCAATAAAAAATTGTTCCGTTGCCGGTTGGTTCCCCATGGTGCTGCCTCCTCTCCCTAACATACCCCCATTATAAAGGAAATCTACGGCCATGCAAAGCCATAGTTCAAAAATTAGGTCCTATTTTCTTCAAAAAGTCACATTTCATTATCGTCGAACTGCACCGTGCCATTGTTCAGCGAACGAATGCGTACAAGTGCTTCCACCGGAATGCCCTGCTCCCGAATCGTACGTGCACCAGCCTGGAAGCACTTCTCAACCACAACACCGAATCCAACCAGTTCCGCGCCAGAACGCTCGATAATCTTGATGACACCGCGGGCAGCGTCTCCATTGGCAATAATATCATCAATGAACAAAATACGGTCATTCTCATGAATGTATTCGCGAGATACCATGATGTCCGTTACGATTCCTTTCGTAAAGGATGGTACACGTTCGCAGTAGGCGTCAGGATCGGCCAGAAGCGTTTTTTTGCGGCGAGCAAATACCAAAGGAACCCCCAATTCATGCGCTGCGGCAAAGGCAACCGGAATCCCCGAAGATTCAACCGTAATTACCCGGGTTACCCCGCTTTCGCGAAACCGTGCAGCAAACTCCCGTCCCATTTCCATGGTTAATGCAGGATCGATTTGATGGTTCAAAAGCCCGTCCAGCTTCAAAACCTGATCCGATATGACGACACCTTCTTGTAAAATTCGTTGTTTTAATACGTCCATGATTTGACCTCCCAGCCTATCCTATGAGGTTTAAAGTATCATATATCCTGCTGCAAGTTCAAGCGAAATCAGGCACATGTCCATATCCCATCCATATTTTAGAATTGTAACTTATGCTGCTGTCATGACTTTAATAGGTCAAGCATAACTTGTACTATGGTACCCGCATGTCCAATCAATCAAGGGACCTGAAAGGGGTAACACATGAAACAGGCATTCCGGGTACTGCAGATTGCATTTACTTACATCGGAACCGTTGTCGGAGCCGGCTTCGCCACAGGGCAGGAGATACTGCAGTTTTTTACCCAGTATGGCAAGTGGGCCACAATCACCATCGGTTTGTCCACCATGCTCTTTGTCTGGCTCGGCACTAAAATGATGCTTATTGCGCATGATACGGGTTCCCGGTCATATGAAGACCTGAACAAACATCTGTTTGGCCACAAAGCTGGTAAATGGGTTACGTGGATAACGCTTATCGTTCTGATCGGGGTCAATAGTGTCATGCTTGCCGGAGCAGGCTCTGTTTTTATGGAGCATCTTGGTTTACATTATCAAACAGGGTTAATCATTACACTGGTTGGCACTTATCTGCTTCTGGGACGGGGCATGCAGGCTATTCTGCAAATGAACAGTATTGTCGTGCCCATGATGCTCCTGCTGTCCCTGCTTATGATTTTTAGTACGGTCCATCACCCTGGTGCACTGCGTTTTCTCACCCTGACAACCGACAGCAATCCCCTTCAGGTATGGATATCCCCACTGCTCTACACCGCATTTAACCTTGCTCTCGCTCAAGCGGTACTTGTTCCTGTTGGCAACCAGATCCGTCATCGCAATACATTAAAATGGGGCGGAATTGCAGGCGGAATCGGCGTAGGTTTTATGCTGATGGCAGCTCATTTTGCCATGTCGGCGCAGATGCCCGGCATCGTCCAGTTCGAGATCCCGATGGGCAGCCTTGCCTTTCAATTAGGATGGATTGTGCAGTCGGTATATGTCACGCTTATTTTTATGGAAATTTTCACGACGTTTGTGGCCGACATTTATGGTATGACCCTGCAGCTCAGACAGCATATTAACGTTCATCCCCGATTAATTACGCTCGTCATTATGATGCTGTGTTACTCCTTGAGCCAATTCGGCTTCAGTTCCCTTCTGTCCATCCTCTATCCGATTTTCGGATGTATGGCCCTCTTTTGGGCGGGCAAACTGATTATGGATCGCTGGGGCACATTACGTGGACGAAATACACCTAACTGATGGCGTCGAGGCCGTTTTAAGCCGATATGTTTATGTTATAATTACAATGATCCATGACTCTTGAAAAAGGACTGTTGTTATGAAAAAAACAGACAAGTTCGCCTCCTGAATTCGCTCTAACAAAAATTTAGGAGGCACATGAAAATGAAATTTAACAAAATCGATTTTGATGACTGGAATAGAACTGAGATCTTTCATCACTATATGAACCAAAATACGAGTTTTAGCTTAACGAAAGAAATGGATATCGGTGTATTATATCGGCTGATAAAACAAAAAAAATATCGATTCTATCCTGCTTTTATCTTCTTAGTCACCCAGGTTATTAATTCACACCAAGCTTTTCGGACGGGTTACAATAAGGAAGGATCTGTAGGGTATTGGGATAAACTAGAACCGCTTTATACGATTTTTGATCAGACATCCGAATCATTCTCTGCGATTTGCACTGAGGTAACCCATGATTTCAACACATTTCACCTGGCTTACCTTGATGATACGGAAAAGTATAGCGGTTCCGGCAAATTATTCCCCAAAACACCTATGCCTGAAAATATGTTTTCTCTTTCGATCCTTCCATGGACATCGTTTACTGGATTCAACTTGAATATTAACAACAACAACCGTTACCTTCTGCCCATTGTTACAGCAGGAAAATTTGAGAATAAAAACGATTCCATATACTTACCGTTATCATTACAAGTGCATCACTCCGTTTGTGATGGTTACCACGCAGCATTATTTATGAATGCTGTTCAGGAACTGGCGTTAAAACCGCATGATTGGATGCGGTAAAATTTCTTATATGTACAAAAAGCCGCTGTATCGCTACAGCGGCATGTTTCATAGTTCTGCTATACTCAGGCCTGTGCCTCAAATTGCAGATACATCTTTTTTAATTCATTCACTGATCTGCCGAGAGAGTAATGAGTCTTCGCTTTCTCACAAGCTGAACGAGCCAGTTCATAGCGGAATGCGGGGTCAAGCATCACTTTTTCAAGAGCATCAGCCAAGGCAGATGGATCTTCGGGTGGTACGAGCAGCCCGTTAATTCCATCTTCAATCTGTTCAGGGATTCCTCCCACATCTGTACCTATAAGAGCCAGGCAGCTCAATGCTGCTTCAGCAAACACTGAACCAAAGGCTTCTGCTCGTGATGGCAGTACAAACACATCAAAGAACGGCATAAATTCCTCAGGATGAAGCGTATATCCATAGAATATCGTCTCGTTGTAAATTCCCAGACGCTGTGCCAGCTCCTCCAAATCAGGTCGAATCGGGCCGTCACCGATAATATGAAGCACGTAATCATGACCTCTGTCCTTCAGTTCCGCACATGCCTTGAATAAAATATCCAAACCTTTAGCGGGAACAAGACGGCACACCGTGACCAGCTGCGGAACTGCATTTTCGTGAGGGATCGGCTTGAAGCGTTTCTCGTCAAAACCATTCGGGATAATTCCGATTTGGTCGGGATGTTTCACATAGGGACTCAAATATCGCCGGAATGAATCCGATACTGTCAACAGCCGTTCTGCGCGATGTTCCAGTTCCCCATAGATGGCAAGCAGGAACTGATGCTCCAATCCGTTTGGCTCAATCCGGCTGTTAAGAATAAGTTCTCGTTCGTAACTGGAGTGAATCGTTTGAATCAGCGGAGTTTCAGGAAAAACGGATTTCATTGCAAGTCCTGCAATAGGATGATGCGCATGAATCAGATCATAGGGCTTCTGAATACGAAGCTTGGTCCACCACAGGTAGTCGCGATACGTCTGTATATATTTCTGAACCACAGGACTATCTCCGTAGACGGTCCAATCAAACGTCTCAAAATGTACTTCCTCCCGGCCTTTATTACGAATACGTTTCGGCAAAGAAAACAGATCCATTTCCCATCTCGGGCTCGCAAACCTCTCCTGCAGGTATGGAATCATAGAGGATACACCTCCGGGCTGCTCCGGAGGAAAGAATAGAGCCTGTAACAATTTCAACGTCATTATCCCCCTCTCCAGCTTGATTTCTCTTCTTCTACATTCATTTATGATATATCAGAACATATGTTCAGTAAAGCGCGCTGGGTTTCCCACCTCAGTACTTCATAGGAAAAAATGTATTTTCATGCATTTTACTGTATACCATCACTGTTCATTATGACATAGAAAAGCTCGAACATCTACCATTTTGCTGTATGAATTACGAAGTCGTATATACAACATATTCAGCGAACGTTTCATGCAGAAGTCCATTATTTATATTACATACTCTTCTTGGCTGCAGGCAGATTATGGTCGTTATATCATTAAAGCCGGGCAAGCTTGTCAGCTTCCGGCTTCTTGTTTATTACATTTTATAACTAAAAATTCCATATTCTCTACAACTCAATCGATTTCTCGTAAATGCTGAATCCATCCTGCCCACCTGCATAACTGAAACCATTTCTTGCATAAAAGGCATTTAACGTCACGTTGTCAGCCCCGCAATCCAGTCGAACGAGAGACTTTTTTTCGAATTGTATCCCGCTGCTGGACCATTCCAAAATGGATTGCCCCAGACCTGTTCGAGCATACTTTCTTCGAATGGCCAGACGATGCAGATAAAGTGCTCCATCCTCGGCATGGGCCTTATCTCCCCACAGCTTGTGATCCCATGGACTTGGCTTCTGCATAAGAATGACCATTCCCGCGATCTCCGCCTCCTTTTTAAAAACAAATACATCGCCCCGCCGAATGGCGGAAGGTGTATCATGGGAATCCTGCCCTTGAAGCAGAGCATTCCATTGGGAGGAGCCCTGACTTTTCAGCCATGAAGCAGTTTCAACAAGCAGAGAGCGCACCTCTTCCGTATCCTCCGGCTGTGCCTGCACAGCTTGGAATCCGTTATTTATGTATTGGCTGCGTATTGTGAATGAATGCGTCATCATGCCCCTCCTTGTTCCATACTAAAGTATACGAAATTAACTAATCGTACTATACCGGGAAATCCATTTTTCGTCAAAATCAAATGAATAATCTATTCATAAAGTAATAAAAAAAGAAGGATAAAAGGCTGCCGCCTCTTACCCTTCCATTCTGGCTTCATCAATAATCTGATTGCGATACAGCATGGTGAGATGCAGCGAGTCAAATTCTATCTCTTTGTTCAACTCCCGCATCAGCACGTCCACCAGCGCTTTTCGCTGCACACTTGTACCAGGCACATCATAATCCATATAACCTGTCAAATCCGAGTATGACGTATCAATGGTCGCTGTACCTACCGGAAGTCCCCCACGCTCTTGAATGAACAGATCATATATTCTAAACTCCCTGTCCCTGCTGCTGAGCATGACATAACCCGCTTCTTCCGCATCTTCCAGTTCCGTATCTTCCAGATCCGTGAATGCAGCGTTTGGATCGAGCATTCTCTCATCTTCAACTTCTTCGTTGTCTTCATCACTGTCGTCCAGCAGCTCTTCGGAAAAATCACGATGCACCCACTCCAAAGTCTGCAGCTCATTCCCCTGATGCCACATTCGAATCGTGATTGTATCAATGATCTCCTCGTCCAGTTCTCTTACAAGCAGCTCTGCTGCAGCTTCCTGTATCGTTTCATCAGGTTCATCGTACCAGTGAATTTCTCCCCGTGCATCCGCTCCATACTGTTTTAGCGCGGCTTCTGCCAATTCTTCTCCCTCAGCATCATTGAACACATAGGTGGATATGTTACGACCGGCACTTACCATCTCCATCTCCAGCAGATGTTCGCGGTCTTCGTATGTAAAAGACTCATCCTGGAATGCAGGAATCACATTCGCACCTTCTGGCAGTGCATCATCGTAACGGATTTCGTCATACTCCCGATGATCTTCAGCAGATGCTGTACTCTGGGAAGACCACGCAGCCTGTTCATCCATATCCGATGGCTGCAGGACAGAATGCAGCGTGCCGCAGCTCACCAAAACTTCATAGTAAGATGAAGCTACCGCATCTGAAAGCGAACGGACATAAGCATGAACCTTGTCTATGATGATCTGTTCATCCGCATCTTCTATAGATTCCTGTTCCAACTGAAGGCTGCCCAAAAGACGTTCCCCTTCCCTGTATACAAGCAAGAGGGAACCTGCATATCGGTCATCCACCATAATATCCTGCACTTCACCATTTGCGGTGCGCAGATCCGTCATTATATCGATCTGTTTCATTGCCAGTCCTCCTCATTCCTAACGTATTCTCCTAGGATGTCCATGGAGACAATAGTTTATGAGGTGCTGTGCATTTTCGCAGGTCCAATACTTCGATATTCGTAGATCAGGCAGCAGGAAGAAGAAGGCGTTATACCGACAAAATATATTTATGAATAGCGTGCGCCACCCCTTCATCATTGTTGGACAAGGTCACTTCATCCGACGCTGCTTTCACCTCTTCAGGAGAGTTATCCATTGCGATTCCTTTTCCGGCAAACGTCAGCATCGTAATATCATTAAAATAGTTGCCAATCGCCATAATTTCGGAAGACGCAATACCTCTGGAATCTGCAAGCCTTTTGAGTGCTGCTCCTTTGGAAGCTTCAGGATGCATCAAATCAATGAAAAAATCACCACTGCGCGTCATATAATACGGCAGATTCCATGAAGACCATTCACGCTGAACCATATCCATCTGCTCGATTGGGCCAAACGCTGTAAACTTGGCAAGCGGTTCGTTCATATCTGCCCATCGCGGAAGCTTGAGCGGCTCGGCCAGAAAATTGTAGTACATCTGCCTTACCTGCAGCTCCAAACCTTCGGGTTGATCCACATAAAGTCCAAAGGCCGTATTAATATCAAAGTGCACACCATTCTCACGGCAGTACGTCATAATAGGGTCAAGCCCCTGGGTATCCAATGAAAATTGATGAATGACTTCCCGTGTCTCCACCTGCGCAGTAACTGCCCCGTTGTGAGTAATGACATAACCATCCAGCCCCATCTGTTTCATAAAAGGGATCGTATTTCCCGGGCCGCGGCCTGAACAGAGTACAATTTCGGCTCCTTGGCGCGAAGCCTGAATTAATGTTTCCTGTGTCCGTTCGGTCAGCTCGTGATGATCATTCAGTAATGTTCCGTCTACATCCAGCGCAATCAATTTGTACGTCATATGATATTCATTCCCATCTGTGTTTTTAGTTGGCTGCACCATGCTGCTGTAAACAAGTCAACTCAGCTGCAGTTAACTCGCGGTAGCTTCCCATCGCGAGATCAGAAGGCAGCTTTAATTCCCCCATCGCTGCACGTTTCAAGTAGATCACACGTTTATCGACAGCCTGGAACATGCGTTTCACTTGGTGAAATTTGCCTTCATGGATGACAAGCGATATCCGTGATACCGTGCCTGCTTCTGTTTCATCGTACCCAAGCACCGTCAATTCGGCCGGCATCGTCTCGTAACCATCATCAAGTCGTACTCCAGCCGCGAAACGCTTCACGTCCTCTTCATCCACTCTCCCCAGCACGTTTGCTTCATACGTTTTGGGGACATGCTTGCGAGGGGATAACAGGTCATGGGCAAGGGAACCGTCATTTGTCAAAATAAGAAGTCCCTCCGTATCCTTGTCCAGCCGCCCCACCGGAAACGGTTGAAAGATCCGGTCTTCCCTGCGCAGCAGATCCAGCACCGTTTTATCACGAGCATCTTCCGTGGCTGATACGACGCCCGGCGGCTTGTGCAGCATCAGATAGATCATTTCCCGGTAAATAATGCGCTCACCATCCGCTTCGATGATTTGATTTTCCGGATTAACCTGGATTCCACTGTCTTTTACCGCCCTGCCATCCACATAAATACGCCCCTGCTTCACCATTTTCTTGAGCTCGCTTCGTGTCCCTACACCCATATGGCTCAATATTTTGTCCAGGCGCTGCGTTTGTTTTCCTTTCCCACTCATATCGATGTCCACCTCCATCCCGCAGGATATTCATTCTTTAACACACCATCCAGCCATTTCCCCCAGCCAGCTGCATATCCATCAATACATACAAGAACATAACCCTTAGGGGCTGTTTCCGGGTGTACGTTAAGCCGCTGCTGCTCGATGTTCAGCGTTTCCCCTTTCAGGTATCTCACCGCTTCTCCGTCAGCAGAGGACAGATTTACGCTTCGCTGCGCCTCTGCTGCGTGCAGAGCGCAGGCCAGCGGATGAGAAGGCACAAATCGTCCATTCCTGATCGTGCCCATGAACCACCCGGGCCGAACAACCTTTAATCCTTCCAGACGATTAGCGCCTACTGCCGACTGGTACACCCGATCTCCATAGCATACCGTTTCCCCTTCAAGCTGCATATCCAGGTTATCTTTTATAAATTGACTGTACACCGTCAGCGGATCAGCTGCATTCGGATCAGCACCTCGTCCCTGTCCGCGTTCAGACCTTCGTCCTCCTGCCTCTTTTCCTTTCCTGCCAGGTTTACCCGCATGTTTGCCCGCACGAGTGCTTCTGTCACTGCCTTCTCTTGATTCTACTCGTAACAAACGTTCCTTTTTACGATCGGCTTTGGTTATGGGAAGCGAAGCCGATCGTAAAAAGGAACGATCCTCACTTGATTCATGCAGCAGCGCAGACTCATGCTCGTTTTGTCCAGCAGCATACCTTTCTTCATCACCTTCTTTATCGGACTCTTTCTTAAATTCATCAATACGTTTTTCGGAGCATCCTGTGCCAAGTTCAGTTACTTCACGATGTTTTAACACGGCAACGTAATGACCTTCTCCTTCTAACTTATGGGGCCACAATCGGGCTGTGCCGCGTGTCTGATCCAGTACTTCTTCTGTTTCGGCAGCCTTGATCGGCAGCATCTTGCGCACCCACTCCGGACGGCCCGCGGCAAAACCGGCTGTATTCGGAATATGCACCACCGCAAAGTCCCGATTCATCTTCAGAAACTCCGCAATCATCGCCTCATTTTCCTCCGGCGCAAAGGTGCAGGTCGAATAAACAATTGTACCTCCCGGAGCCAGAAGACGCGCTGCCGTTTCCAGAATATCCCGCTGCATCAGCACACATTTCTCCACGGAGTGATGTTCCCATGATTTCACCATGTCTTCGTCTTTGCGGAACATCCCTTCGCCTGAGCAGGGTGCATCAATTAGAATTTTATCAAAGTAATGGGGAAATGCATCCGCAATGCGCCCCGGAGACTCGTTCAGCACTACTGCATTTCTCACGCCATACAGCTCGACGTTTTTGGCAAGTGCTTTGGTCCGCTCGGCATGAATGTCGTTTGTGACAAGCACACCCCTGCCCTGCAGCTTGGCGGCGATTTGAGTGGATTTCCCCCCAGGAGCCGCACATAAGTCAAGCACGCGGTCTCCCGGTTGTACTTTCAACTGTTCAACGGGTGCCATCGCACTCGGTTCCTGAATGTAATACAAACCTGCATGATAATAAGGATGCAGACCAGGCTTCACCCCGTGAGATACATAAAATCCGGTTTCGCACCACGCAATGGGTCTCAATTCAAAAGGAGCAATGTCTTCAAATTGTTCCTTTGATATTTTCAGTGTATTTACTCGAAGTCCGGCATGCGGTGATTGTTCATACGATTTCATAAAAGATTCAAATTCTTCGCCAAGCAGACATTGCATCCGCTCTGCAAAACCCAAAGGCAGCTGTACAGCCATAGTTCCACTCATCCTATCCTGTTAAAATGACATATTGCTCTATGTTATCATATCCTGATTTTGCTTGCCTATCCTATCATGTGTATTCCACTACAGCGTGTAATGTAGTATAATGCTAATAGACTGTTTTATGAGCAAAAATTCGGTTGTTTATGCATATTACCCCAGCCTTGATTTTTGCCTCAACGATATCTTGATATGAATAATGGGGGATGAACAATGAATTCCAAGAAGAAAAAGAAGAGCGCCTCAATCCTAATATTTCTCGGTATTTTAGTCGTCTTGCTTGCTGCGCTTGTTCTCGTAAACCAACAGTCCAAAAAACAGATGGATAGTGTGAAAAACGCATATGGCATTGCCGCTTCCAAGCTTAATCCGGCTACACGGGAACTGCTTGATGATCCTAACTATCAACAAATTATTCTGCCAGCTGACTTGAAAGCCAGAATAGATAATAAGGACAGCTTCTTTGTTTATTTCTTCGCTTCCGACTGCTCGCACTGCCGTGCAACGACACCGCAGTTAATGCCGCTTGTGGACAGTGAGGGTATTAAGCTTCCGCAGTTTAACCTGCGTGAGTTTGAATCCGGCTGGACAGATTACAACATTGAATTCACACCAACATTGGTCTATTACCAGGACGGCGTGGAGAAAGACCGGATGGTTGGCGGTCTGAAAGAGAATGGAAGCGACAACGGTTATTCACTAGACGATTATAAGCAGTTTTTTGAAAAGTACAAA harbors:
- a CDS encoding carboxymuconolactone decarboxylase family protein; the encoded protein is MTLMNDKVHAYKDQIGALSDVLPDVVKSYHEFTGECFQPGVLDAKTKQLIALGIGLFANNEVCTFYHVEEARSKGATDQEIMETVAVAGAVGGGHALSQGAMRVQKALH
- a CDS encoding Cof-type HAD-IIB family hydrolase, whose product is MTYKLIALDVDGTLLNDHHELTERTQETLIQASRQGAEIVLCSGRGPGNTIPFMKQMGLDGYVITHNGAVTAQVETREVIHQFSLDTQGLDPIMTYCRENGVHFDINTAFGLYVDQPEGLELQVRQMYYNFLAEPLKLPRWADMNEPLAKFTAFGPIEQMDMVQREWSSWNLPYYMTRSGDFFIDLMHPEASKGAALKRLADSRGIASSEIMAIGNYFNDITMLTFAGKGIAMDNSPEEVKAASDEVTLSNNDEGVAHAIHKYILSV
- a CDS encoding thioredoxin family protein, which encodes MNSKKKKKSASILIFLGILVVLLAALVLVNQQSKKQMDSVKNAYGIAASKLNPATRELLDDPNYQQIILPADLKARIDNKDSFFVYFFASDCSHCRATTPQLMPLVDSEGIKLPQFNLREFESGWTDYNIEFTPTLVYYQDGVEKDRMVGGLKENGSDNGYSLDDYKQFFEKYKTSAAPSKS
- a CDS encoding RsmB/NOP family class I SAM-dependent RNA methyltransferase; translated protein: MAVQLPLGFAERMQCLLGEEFESFMKSYEQSPHAGLRVNTLKISKEQFEDIAPFELRPIAWCETGFYVSHGVKPGLHPYYHAGLYYIQEPSAMAPVEQLKVQPGDRVLDLCAAPGGKSTQIAAKLQGRGVLVTNDIHAERTKALAKNVELYGVRNAVVLNESPGRIADAFPHYFDKILIDAPCSGEGMFRKDEDMVKSWEHHSVEKCVLMQRDILETAARLLAPGGTIVYSTCTFAPEENEAMIAEFLKMNRDFAVVHIPNTAGFAAGRPEWVRKMLPIKAAETEEVLDQTRGTARLWPHKLEGEGHYVAVLKHREVTELGTGCSEKRIDEFKKESDKEGDEERYAAGQNEHESALLHESSEDRSFLRSASLPITKADRKKERLLRVESREGSDRSTRAGKHAGKPGRKGKEAGGRRSERGQGRGADPNAADPLTVYSQFIKDNLDMQLEGETVCYGDRVYQSAVGANRLEGLKVVRPGWFMGTIRNGRFVPSHPLACALHAAEAQRSVNLSSADGEAVRYLKGETLNIEQQRLNVHPETAPKGYVLVCIDGYAAGWGKWLDGVLKNEYPAGWRWTSI
- a CDS encoding pseudouridine synthase is translated as MSGKGKQTQRLDKILSHMGVGTRSELKKMVKQGRIYVDGRAVKDSGIQVNPENQIIEADGERIIYREMIYLMLHKPPGVVSATEDARDKTVLDLLRREDRIFQPFPVGRLDKDTEGLLILTNDGSLAHDLLSPRKHVPKTYEANVLGRVDEEDVKRFAAGVRLDDGYETMPAELTVLGYDETEAGTVSRISLVIHEGKFHQVKRMFQAVDKRVIYLKRAAMGELKLPSDLAMGSYRELTAAELTCLQQHGAAN
- a CDS encoding glycosyltransferase family 4 protein encodes the protein MKLLQALFFPPEQPGGVSSMIPYLQERFASPRWEMDLFSLPKRIRNKGREEVHFETFDWTVYGDSPVVQKYIQTYRDYLWWTKLRIQKPYDLIHAHHPIAGLAMKSVFPETPLIQTIHSSYERELILNSRIEPNGLEHQFLLAIYGELEHRAERLLTVSDSFRRYLSPYVKHPDQIGIIPNGFDEKRFKPIPHENAVPQLVTVCRLVPAKGLDILFKACAELKDRGHDYVLHIIGDGPIRPDLEELAQRLGIYNETIFYGYTLHPEEFMPFFDVFVLPSRAEAFGSVFAEAALSCLALIGTDVGGIPEQIEDGINGLLVPPEDPSALADALEKVMLDPAFRYELARSACEKAKTHYSLGRSVNELKKMYLQFEAQA
- the catA gene encoding type A chloramphenicol O-acetyltransferase translates to MKFNKIDFDDWNRTEIFHHYMNQNTSFSLTKEMDIGVLYRLIKQKKYRFYPAFIFLVTQVINSHQAFRTGYNKEGSVGYWDKLEPLYTIFDQTSESFSAICTEVTHDFNTFHLAYLDDTEKYSGSGKLFPKTPMPENMFSLSILPWTSFTGFNLNINNNNRYLLPIVTAGKFENKNDSIYLPLSLQVHHSVCDGYHAALFMNAVQELALKPHDWMR
- a CDS encoding GNAT family N-acetyltransferase, producing MMTHSFTIRSQYINNGFQAVQAQPEDTEEVRSLLVETASWLKSQGSSQWNALLQGQDSHDTPSAIRRGDVFVFKKEAEIAGMVILMQKPSPWDHKLWGDKAHAEDGALYLHRLAIRRKYARTGLGQSILEWSSSGIQFEKKSLVRLDCGADNVTLNAFYARNGFSYAGGQDGFSIYEKSIEL
- a CDS encoding C40 family peptidase produces the protein MKKLIISIFGAAVLFTSGATTTEASTINTVVNNMTGIPYKWGGTTMAGFDCSGFMRYLFNKYSIELPRTSQQQAKAGTPVSKAGIRTGDLVFFNTTGRGISHTGVYIGGGQFAHASSSKGVSITKLSNPYFNDRYVTARRVTGQFMYNKMIGKL
- a CDS encoding xanthine phosphoribosyltransferase; translated protein: MDVLKQRILQEGVVISDQVLKLDGLLNHQIDPALTMEMGREFAARFRESGVTRVITVESSGIPVAFAAAHELGVPLVFARRKKTLLADPDAYCERVPSFTKGIVTDIMVSREYIHENDRILFIDDIIANGDAARGVIKIIERSGAELVGFGVVVEKCFQAGARTIREQGIPVEALVRIRSLNNGTVQFDDNEM